The following are encoded in a window of Pseudomonas sp. St316 genomic DNA:
- the lepB gene encoding signal peptidase I: MSCMVAGWGLVYVGRIVWALRVAGLMYAGLVLAGIFGVISSPKGMYALFAFIVLIKLTSALAAARLAHKHDDIAAPPGVRFHILYVAALAGVTLILFLPLKSMLLGYQLYQIPSGSMSPTLAIGDYIVTDTRYSKPKVGDIVVYRFNGTEATKRVAAVGGDTLAIVNGDLINNGHNLGLFFAPANRVKEAYSLTLAPLKVEADHVYLLGDNRDVSNDSRFMGQVAIDDITGKVTGIWFSNEPAKIGSTFE; encoded by the coding sequence ATGTCCTGCATGGTTGCAGGTTGGGGGCTGGTGTATGTCGGTCGTATTGTCTGGGCCCTGCGTGTTGCCGGATTGATGTATGCGGGCTTGGTGTTGGCTGGCATCTTCGGGGTGATTTCAAGTCCCAAGGGTATGTATGCACTCTTTGCGTTCATTGTGCTGATCAAGCTGACCTCGGCCCTGGCAGCCGCACGGTTGGCTCATAAGCACGATGATATTGCCGCACCTCCTGGTGTCCGTTTTCATATTCTCTATGTTGCAGCTCTCGCTGGGGTCACTCTGATATTGTTTTTGCCACTCAAATCGATGCTGCTCGGTTATCAGCTCTATCAGATCCCCTCAGGCTCCATGTCGCCAACCTTGGCAATTGGAGACTACATAGTCACCGACACCCGATACAGCAAACCGAAGGTTGGAGATATTGTGGTGTACCGATTCAATGGCACGGAGGCTACCAAACGTGTCGCTGCAGTCGGCGGAGACACACTGGCAATCGTCAACGGCGATCTGATTAACAATGGTCACAACCTCGGGCTATTTTTTGCACCCGCTAACCGGGTCAAAGAGGCGTACTCGCTGACCCTCGCACCGCTCAAGGTCGAGGCGGATCACGTGTACCTACTGGGCGATAACCGCGACGTAAGTAACGACAGCCGCTTCATGGGCCAGGTCGCGATTGACGACATCACCGGAAAGGTAACCGGGATATGGTTTTCTAACGAACCTGCAAAGATCGGAAGCACCTTTGAATGA